atgagaacttagagaagaaatccaaaggcattgcattaaaggtagattcaaaagaaagccaaatgaaagatgcatcggatgaagatgaaaacttcttgcttcttgtaaaaaggttaggcaaattttttggtcataaaaataatattgataatgctaactatgtcaaaagaaagaaattctcaaagcataaggataaagaagcattCACTTCAACACAAGAAggtacatgctatgaatgtgggaaacaaggacacataaagccggaatgtccaaaactttctaagaaaaatggattcaaaggcaaaaaggagttcaaaaataaaaaggcctatatagcgtgggaagataatgaagtaagttcctcatcagactctgatagtgatgaaagtgcaaatctagcacTAATGGTATCACACCATTCagatgatgaagaaggcgaggttagttatgatgattctctttttgataatggtgtacaaggtgcaatagatgaattattaaaagagtgcaaaattctctataaaactaattcatctcaaaagaaaataatatcatctttagaagaaaagtttaaaataatagaagaagaacataaatatgaaaaagaaaaaatgattagtgttcaaaaagataatgttgcatgcaagaattgtgaatcactttccttccaagttgttcaattaaaacgtgttttagaaagatatgaaaagggacaaattggattggaaaatgttcttagcacacaaagatactccaatgataaaagTGGACTTGGCTTTTCAAAATTTGATCAACCAAGTTCCAACAACACTATCTTTGTCAAGGTTAGTAaacaaccaattcaagagaaagtgaacaagtctaaagtaatgcaacattatcctaaaaggaagaactttgttaagaagaaatcttatcctcctagatatagaagtaactttgaacctatttgtttttattgtggtattattggtcacacacccaatgcttgttatgtaagaaactttagtgtaccaagtgggcattatgtgtgggttaagaaaggaactaactatgatggacccaaagccacttgggtacctaacaaaacttaatttgttttgtaggcttgcttgaagaccacttcaaacctatggtatctagatagtggttgttcaaagcatatgacaggagacctaaaccaattttcagatctaaggctaaaggccaagggttttgtcacttatggagataaCAATAAGGGAAGGatccttggcaaaggcaaagttggtgcaccacctttcacatccattgaagatgttctttatgttgaaggactaaagcataatcttcttagttttagccaactttgtgacaaaggcttcaagatcaaatttactaaagaggaatgcttgatcattgatgaagtcaccaatgaggtaaaactcaaaggtacaagaattaataacatttttatgatttctttaaatgatttatctttgaaagtaaaatgtcttttggtaaacaataataatgaatcatggttatggcataaaagagcagcccatattcatatggatcatttaaatatgttaaccaaacatgatcttgttattggcttacctaagataaagtttgtcaaagataaattatgtgatgcgtgtcaaaagggaaaacaaaccaaatcacctttcaaaccaaagaatgtggtgtctacaacaagaccactacaattgttgcatatggatttatttggtccatcaaggacaagaagcttcggaggtaatgtatacgctttagttattgttgatgacttttctagatattcttggactttgtttcttgtgcagaaaagtgatgcttttaaagcctttaagaagtatgtaaaacaaatccaaaatgaaaaatcactaaagattgtatccataagaagtgatcatggtggagaatttcaaaatgcatcatttgaagagttttgtgaagaacatggtatctctcataatttttcagcaccaagaactccacaacaaaatggagtagttgaaaggaaaaataggtttctagtggaacttgcaagaacaatgcttagtgatgcaaatcttcctaaatacttttgggcggatgcggttagtacgacatgttatgttggaaatcgagtaatcattagacctatcttaaagaagactccatatgaactcttcaaaggaagaaagccaaacattgctcactttcacattttttgatgcaagtgctttgttctcaacaatgacaaagacaatcttggtaagtttgatgagaaatccgacgaaggtatatttcttggttattctctttctagtaaagcatatagaatttataataaaagaactttaactattgaagaatccatgcatgtatcctttgatgagactaacacctctaaggaggaaatagttgtttgtgatgataatgatcctttagatttaccccccgaagaactttcaaatgatacaattgtaaAGGCACCGgaaattcaacaagaaagtgtacaacaagaatcaaacaccaatgatctaccaaaagaatggagaactcatagagaccatcctattgataaagttattggtgatattagccaaggagtttcaacaagattaaatctcaaagattcttgcttacacatggcttttgtttctcaaattgaaccttccaaagttgatgaagccttaggagacgatcaatggataaatgcaatgcaagaagaattaaatcaattcgagagaaatcaagtttgggaacttatTCCTAGACCAAGTGATAAACACGTCATAGGTACCAGATGGGTGTTTGAAATACTTTAAGATAATCAagagtgtgcttgaaatacttttaaggaaagtgattccgtttgtgattcagcctggatccattcgatctttccgatatttctaacaatcttaaaagtatttattcttcaatggcttccgacgCTACAGTTTCAAGCATCACAGTTATTATGAACCAGGATCTTGTCAAATTGGATCGTTTTGATGGAACTAACTACACCATATGGCAAGACAAGATGACATTCCTTCTGACTGCCCTGAAGGTTCACTATGTCTTAGATCCTGACTTAACGCCAATTCCAGAACCAACAGATGATGATTCTGAAGAAGTTAAGAAGGAATGCAAGAAACATAAGGAGGACGAACTATTGTGTCGTGGACATATCCTAAATACATTATTTGATCGTCTCTACGACCTCTATACGGATAATCCCTCCGCAGTTGAGATATGGAAAGCCCTCGAGTTTAAGTTCAAGGCCGAAAAAGAAGGTacgaaatttttttttatttctaaatactttgattttaaatttatagACGCCAAACCCATTCTTCCCCAAGTGCACGAATTGCAAGTTCTGGTAAACAAAATCAAAGCGGTGAAAATAGACATCCCTGAGACTTTTTAAGTTGGTGCAATCATTGCAAAGTTGCCACTTTCGTGgaaaggctatagaaagaaattgTTGCACAGTTTTGAGGAATTTTCCTTGGAGAAAATCCAGAAACATCTTCGAATCGAGGAGGAatcaaaggcaaaggaaaaatCAGAATCTGCGGGTCTTTCCAAAGCCAATGCTGTGACcaacaaggaaagaaagaagCATGATGGCAACAAACGTCATCTAGGACCAAAAAAGGAACACAACAAGTTCAAGAATCCTGGGGGTCAAAAGGGTCCAAAGAACGGATGCTTTATGCTCGAGATTACAggcacaacaaatcaaaaaatgagatCAATGTTGTTCATGCAAATGATGACATAATTGTTACTGTGAGCGAAATTATGGCAATCAAGGGCAAGGTACAAGGTTGGCGATACGATACATGTGCTACGGTGCATGTCTCCTATGACAGGGCTGCATTCAAAACCTATTCTGAGACAAATGATGGACAAGAAGTACAAATGGGAAATGAAGTACGATATAAAGTTGTTGGAACTGGATCGGTCGAACTCAACTTTACTTCCGGAAAGAAAATTACTCTTGTCAATGTGCTTCATGTCCCCGACATGAATATGAACCTTGTTAGTAGGGATTTATTGGGAAAACCTGGTATTAAATCTGTTTATGAATCGGGCAAACTTATATTGACCCGTAATGGTGTATTTGTTGGAGAAGGATATTCCGCTAAGGGAATGATCAAAC
The Vicia villosa cultivar HV-30 ecotype Madison, WI linkage group LG6, Vvil1.0, whole genome shotgun sequence genome window above contains:
- the LOC131613751 gene encoding uncharacterized protein LOC131613751, translating into MASDATVSSITVIMNQDLVKLDRFDGTNYTIWQDKMTFLLTALKVHYVLDPDLTPIPEPTDDDSEEVKKECKKHKEDELLCRGHILNTLFDRLYDLYTDNPSAVEIWKALEFKFKAEKEDAKPILPQVHELQVLLPLSWKGYRKKLLHSFEEFSLEKIQKHLRIEEESKAKEKSESAGLSKANAVTNKERKKHDGNKRHLGPKKEHNKFKNPGGQKGPKNGCFMLEITGTTNQKMRSMLFMQMMT